One window from the genome of Vibrio vulnificus NBRC 15645 = ATCC 27562 encodes:
- the pmbA gene encoding metalloprotease PmbA — protein MDVKQQVAQQRVELEAAVAKALALAAQHSDGAEVAINKTTGLSVSTRMCEVENVEFNSDGALGITVYRGQRKGSASTSDLSEKAIEQTVLAALDIAQYTSEDPCAGPAPAELMVKEIPDLDLFHPDTPDPDYAAKMAIAAEDHALNYSDKIKQSDGASYDSHYGVRVYGNSHGLLASYASSRHSISCCVIGEGKNGEMERDYSYTVARHRDDMLRPEQVGREAAQKTIERLDARKLKTGKYPVMFAADVATGLIGHLVMAISGGNLYRKSSFLLDHLGKQVLPEWFNISERPHILRGLASSPFDSEGVYTQDREIITDGVLATYLLTSYAARKMNMTPTGHAGGIHNWFVQSTGQDFQQMLKELGTGLLVTEVMGQGVNVVTGDYSRGAAGFWVENGELQFPVSEITIAGNLKEMFQQIVAVGSDVETRSQIQTGSILLPSMKIAGE, from the coding sequence ATGGATGTAAAACAGCAAGTTGCTCAGCAAAGAGTTGAGCTCGAAGCCGCGGTTGCCAAAGCGCTCGCGCTGGCAGCGCAACATAGCGATGGTGCTGAAGTTGCGATCAACAAAACCACGGGCTTAAGTGTTTCGACTCGCATGTGTGAAGTAGAAAACGTCGAGTTTAACAGTGATGGCGCTTTAGGCATTACGGTTTATCGTGGTCAGCGTAAAGGCAGCGCGTCGACATCGGATCTCAGTGAGAAAGCGATTGAACAGACCGTCTTAGCAGCATTGGATATTGCGCAATACACGTCAGAAGATCCTTGCGCGGGGCCCGCTCCTGCTGAGTTGATGGTGAAAGAGATTCCGGATTTAGATCTCTTCCATCCAGATACGCCCGATCCCGATTATGCGGCGAAAATGGCCATTGCTGCTGAAGATCATGCGCTTAACTACAGCGATAAAATTAAGCAGAGTGATGGCGCGAGTTACGACAGCCATTACGGCGTTCGCGTCTACGGCAACAGCCACGGTTTATTGGCAAGTTATGCCTCGAGTCGCCACAGCATCAGTTGTTGTGTGATTGGTGAAGGCAAAAATGGCGAAATGGAGCGCGACTACAGCTACACTGTCGCTCGTCATCGTGATGACATGTTGCGCCCTGAACAAGTCGGTCGCGAAGCGGCGCAGAAAACCATTGAACGTTTAGATGCCCGCAAGCTAAAAACGGGCAAATACCCGGTGATGTTTGCCGCAGATGTGGCAACTGGGCTTATCGGTCATTTAGTGATGGCGATCAGTGGCGGTAACTTGTATCGCAAATCGTCTTTCTTACTTGATCATTTAGGCAAGCAAGTGCTGCCTGAGTGGTTCAATATCTCTGAGCGCCCGCATATTCTGCGTGGTTTGGCATCGAGCCCATTCGACAGTGAAGGGGTTTACACGCAAGATCGCGAAATCATCACCGATGGTGTGCTCGCCACTTATCTGCTGACCAGTTACGCCGCGCGTAAAATGAATATGACGCCAACGGGTCATGCGGGGGGGATTCACAACTGGTTTGTGCAATCGACAGGGCAAGATTTCCAACAAATGCTCAAAGAGCTGGGTACGGGTTTACTCGTGACCGAAGTGATGGGGCAAGGTGTGAATGTGGTGACTGGCGATTACTCACGTGGCGCGGCGGGTTTCTGGGTGGAAAATGGCGAGTTGCAATTCCCAGTATCAGAAATCACCATTGCGGGTAATTTGAAAGAGATGTTCCAGCAAATCGTTGCCGTTGGTAGCGATGTAGAGACGCGCTCACAAATTCAAACCGGTTCTATTTTATTGCCATCGATGAAGATTGCGGGCGAATAA
- the mgtE gene encoding magnesium transporter — translation MAEQIEFDQAHQALQEVSEALENGRFVHVRRQLQDMEPEDIAHLLEASPRKSREVLWQLTDPEDYGEILDELSEDVKDSLVSKMAPEDLAEATEGMDTDDVAYVLRSLPDNVSREVLAQMDAADRLRVETALSYSEDTAGGLMNTDVITIRGDVDVDVVLRYLRMKGELPENTDALYVIDEESRLIGELPISILITTQPDVKVSEVMEDVDDAIAVTTSDSDVASLFERRNWISAPVIDENQHLVGRITIDDVVDVIREDAEHSMMSMAGLNDDEDTFAPVVKSARKRSIWLGANVLAALAAASVSNMFEATLDQMAAIAVLMTIVPSMGGVAGNQTVALVIRGLALGHIGDANKRELLMKEAAIGFLNGVLWALIIGGIVVAWKGNWLLGGIISAAMMTNLIVAGIAGVTIPILLKKMNIDPALAGGMALTTVTDVIGLSVFLGLATILI, via the coding sequence CTCCAGGAAGTTTCTGAAGCGCTCGAAAATGGCCGCTTCGTTCACGTCCGCCGTCAACTTCAGGACATGGAGCCTGAAGATATTGCCCACCTACTTGAAGCGTCCCCACGTAAAAGCCGCGAAGTTTTATGGCAACTCACCGACCCTGAGGATTATGGTGAAATCCTTGACGAGCTGAGTGAAGACGTCAAAGACAGCCTTGTCTCAAAAATGGCCCCTGAGGATCTCGCCGAAGCGACCGAAGGGATGGACACCGATGACGTTGCTTACGTTCTACGTAGCCTACCAGACAACGTTTCTCGCGAAGTACTGGCGCAAATGGATGCGGCGGATCGTCTGCGCGTGGAAACCGCACTGTCCTATTCTGAGGACACGGCCGGCGGCTTGATGAACACCGACGTGATCACCATTCGTGGTGATGTTGATGTCGATGTGGTTCTGCGTTACTTACGCATGAAAGGTGAGCTGCCGGAAAACACTGATGCACTTTACGTGATTGACGAAGAGAGCCGTTTGATTGGTGAACTCCCTATCTCTATCCTCATCACCACCCAGCCTGATGTCAAAGTCAGCGAAGTGATGGAAGACGTGGATGACGCGATTGCGGTCACCACCAGCGACTCAGATGTAGCTAGCCTGTTTGAACGCCGAAACTGGATCTCCGCCCCCGTCATTGATGAAAACCAGCATCTGGTTGGTCGTATCACCATCGATGATGTCGTCGACGTTATTCGTGAAGATGCCGAACACTCGATGATGAGTATGGCGGGTTTGAACGATGATGAAGACACCTTTGCTCCCGTGGTTAAATCGGCGCGTAAACGCAGTATTTGGCTCGGAGCGAATGTGCTTGCCGCCTTAGCGGCCGCGTCGGTTTCCAACATGTTTGAAGCGACCCTTGATCAGATGGCGGCCATTGCGGTATTGATGACCATTGTTCCCTCCATGGGCGGCGTGGCAGGCAACCAAACGGTTGCACTGGTGATCCGTGGTTTGGCGCTCGGTCATATCGGTGATGCCAACAAACGTGAACTGTTGATGAAAGAAGCGGCGATCGGTTTTCTCAACGGGGTGTTATGGGCGTTGATCATCGGTGGTATCGTGGTCGCTTGGAAAGGTAACTGGCTACTCGGCGGCATCATTTCTGCCGCAATGATGACCAACTTAATTGTCGCGGGCATTGCTGGGGTAACCATCCCTATCCTACTCAAGAAGATGAACATTGACCCAGCCTTAGCGGGCGGTATGGCGCTGACCACCGTCACGGATGTGATTGGTTTATCGGTGTTTTTAGGTCTTGCCACCATTTTGATTTAA